The following coding sequences lie in one Lelliottia jeotgali genomic window:
- a CDS encoding arginine exporter protein — translation MILPLGPQNAFVMNQGIRRQYHLMIAMLCAVSDLVLICAGIFGGSALLMQSPWLLALVTWGGVAFLLWYGFGALKTAMSSNLELASAEVMKQGRWKIIATMLAVTWLNPHVYLDTFVVLGSLGGQLDVEPKRWFALGTVSASFLWFFGLAILAAWLAPRLRTAKAQRIINTLVGVVMWIIASQLAKEGINHVQVLFN, via the coding sequence ATGATCCTTCCGCTCGGTCCTCAGAATGCATTCGTCATGAACCAGGGGATTCGCCGTCAATATCATTTAATGATTGCGATGCTCTGCGCCGTCAGCGATTTAGTGCTGATTTGCGCCGGGATTTTTGGCGGCAGCGCACTGCTGATGCAGTCTCCGTGGCTGCTGGCGCTGGTGACCTGGGGCGGAGTGGCATTCCTGCTGTGGTACGGTTTCGGCGCACTGAAAACTGCCATGAGCAGTAATCTCGAACTGGCCAGCGCCGAAGTGATGAAGCAGGGGCGCTGGAAGATTATTGCCACCATGCTGGCGGTGACCTGGCTTAATCCGCACGTCTACCTGGATACTTTTGTGGTGCTGGGCAGCCTCGGCGGTCAACTCGATGTTGAACCCAAACGCTGGTTTGCTCTGGGAACGGTAAGCGCGTCTTTCCTGTGGTTCTTCGGTCTGGCGATCCTGGCCGCCTGGCTCGCTCCGCGTTTACGTACTGCCAAAGCACAGCGAATCATTAATACTCTGGTCGGTGTGGTGATGTGGATTATCGCCTCCCAGCTGGCGAAAGAGGGGATTAATCACGTGCAGGTATTGTTCAACTAA
- a CDS encoding Xaa-Pro aminopeptidase, which translates to MTQQEYLRRRQALLANMQPGSAALIFAAPEATRSNDSEYPYRQSSDFWYFTGFNEPEAVLVLIKSDDTHNHSVLFNRVRDLTAEIWFGRRLGQDAAPEKLGVERALAFSEINEQLYQLLNGLDMVYHAQGEYKYADELVFTALDKLRKGSRQNLSAPASITDWRPLVHEMRLFKSPEELDVMRRAGEISALAHTRAMEKCRPGMFEYQLEGEILHEFNRHGARFPSYNTIVGGGENGCILHYTENESELRDGDLVLIDAGCEYRGYAGDITRTFPVNGQFSPAQRAVYDIVLESLETALTLFRPGTSIQEVTGSVIRIMVNGLVKLGILKGDVEELIADNAHRAFFMHGLSHWLGLDVHDVGVYGTDRSRTLEPGMVLTVEPGLYIAPDADVPAEYRGIGIRIEDDIVITESGNENLTASVVKKADEIEALMAAARA; encoded by the coding sequence ATGACTCAGCAGGAGTATCTTCGCCGCCGTCAGGCGCTGTTAGCCAACATGCAACCGGGCAGCGCGGCACTGATTTTTGCCGCACCGGAAGCCACGCGCAGCAACGACAGCGAATATCCTTATCGCCAGAGCAGCGATTTCTGGTACTTCACCGGGTTTAACGAGCCAGAAGCGGTGCTGGTGCTGATTAAAAGCGATGACACCCACAACCACAGCGTTCTCTTTAACCGTGTTCGCGATCTCACCGCCGAAATCTGGTTTGGCCGCCGCTTAGGGCAAGACGCCGCACCGGAAAAACTCGGCGTCGAACGCGCGCTGGCCTTTAGCGAAATCAACGAACAGCTCTATCAGCTGCTCAACGGTCTGGACATGGTCTATCACGCTCAGGGCGAATACAAATACGCCGATGAGCTGGTCTTTACCGCGCTGGATAAACTGCGCAAAGGCTCGCGTCAGAATCTTTCTGCGCCTGCGTCCATCACTGACTGGCGTCCGCTGGTGCATGAAATGCGCCTGTTTAAATCGCCGGAAGAGCTGGATGTGATGCGCCGCGCGGGCGAAATCAGCGCCCTGGCCCACACCCGTGCAATGGAAAAATGCCGTCCGGGGATGTTCGAGTATCAGCTCGAAGGCGAAATTCTGCATGAGTTCAATCGCCACGGCGCACGTTTCCCGTCCTACAACACCATTGTCGGCGGTGGCGAAAACGGCTGCATCCTGCATTACACCGAAAATGAGAGCGAACTGCGCGACGGCGATTTAGTGCTGATCGACGCGGGGTGTGAATACCGCGGTTACGCGGGTGACATCACCCGCACCTTCCCGGTGAATGGCCAATTCAGCCCGGCACAGCGCGCGGTTTACGACATTGTTCTCGAATCACTGGAAACGGCGCTGACCCTGTTCCGCCCCGGCACTTCTATTCAGGAAGTGACCGGCTCGGTGATCCGCATCATGGTCAACGGCCTGGTCAAACTCGGCATTCTGAAGGGCGACGTGGAAGAGCTGATTGCTGACAACGCCCATCGCGCGTTCTTTATGCATGGTCTGAGTCACTGGCTGGGGCTTGATGTGCACGATGTCGGCGTCTACGGCACAGATCGTTCCCGCACGCTTGAGCCGGGCATGGTGTTAACCGTCGAGCCGGGCCTGTACATCGCGCCGGACGCGGATGTCCCTGCCGAATATCGCGGGATCGGGATTCGTATCGAAGACGACATTGTGATCACCGAAAGCGGCAACGAAAACCTGACGGCGTCTGTCGTTAAAAAAGCCGATGAGATCGAAGCCCTGATGGCGGCGGCACGCGCATGA
- a CDS encoding Glycine cleavage system H protein produces the protein MSNVPAELKYSKEHEWLRKESDGTYTVGITEHAQELLGDMVFVDLPDVGATVSAGDDCAVAESVKAASDIYAPVGGEIVAVNDALSDSPELVNSEPYTGGWIFKIKANDEAEVEALLDATAYAALLEDE, from the coding sequence ATGAGCAATGTGCCAGCAGAACTGAAATACAGCAAAGAACACGAATGGCTGCGTAAAGAATCTGACGGGACTTACACCGTGGGTATCACCGAACACGCGCAAGAGCTGCTGGGTGACATGGTGTTCGTTGATCTGCCAGACGTCGGCGCAACCGTGAGCGCGGGCGATGATTGCGCCGTGGCAGAGTCTGTGAAAGCGGCTTCTGACATCTATGCCCCGGTCGGTGGCGAAATCGTAGCGGTAAACGATGCACTGAGCGACTCCCCGGAGCTGGTCAACAGTGAGCCGTACACCGGTGGCTGGATTTTCAAAATCAAAGCCAACGATGAAGCAGAAGTTGAAGCGCTGCTGGATGCGACCGCGTACGCAGCACTGTTAGAAGACGAGTAA
- a CDS encoding 5-formyltetrahydrofolate cyclo-ligase, producing MTQFPEVPASRQDIRQLIRKTRRALSPEQQAHFAQTAAARMMAYPPVVMANTVALFLSFDGELDTQPLIEQLWRAGKKVYLPVLHPFSPGNLLFLHYHPHSELVVNRLKITEPKLDVRDVLPLQDLDVLITPLVAFDESGQRLGMGGGFYDRTLQNWQQYGVQPVGYAHDCQGVKALPVEKWDIPLPAVVTPSKVWEW from the coding sequence ATGACTCAATTTCCTGAAGTCCCTGCTTCCCGACAAGACATCCGTCAGCTAATCCGTAAAACTCGTCGAGCGCTTTCGCCCGAACAACAAGCTCATTTCGCACAAACTGCTGCCGCCCGTATGATGGCCTATCCGCCCGTCGTGATGGCGAATACGGTTGCCCTGTTTTTGTCGTTTGATGGTGAGCTTGATACGCAACCGCTGATCGAACAACTCTGGCGCGCTGGAAAAAAAGTCTATTTGCCGGTGCTGCACCCGTTCAGTCCGGGCAATCTGCTGTTCTTGCACTACCATCCGCACAGCGAACTGGTGGTGAACCGCCTGAAAATCACCGAACCTAAACTCGATGTGCGCGACGTTCTGCCCTTGCAGGATTTGGACGTGCTGATTACGCCACTGGTGGCTTTTGATGAGAGCGGTCAGCGTCTGGGGATGGGCGGCGGATTTTACGATCGCACGCTGCAGAACTGGCAGCAGTACGGTGTGCAGCCGGTGGGTTATGCCCATGATTGTCAGGGTGTGAAAGCGCTGCCGGTGGAGAAATGGGATATTCCGCTGCCTGCGGTAGTGACGCCGTCGAAAGTGTGGGAGTGGTGA
- a CDS encoding Ribose 5-phosphate isomerase A produces MTQDELKKAVGWAALQYVQPGTIVGVGTGSTAAHFIDALGTMKGQIEGAVSSSDASTEKLKSLGITVFDLNEVDRLGIYVDGADEINGHMQMIKGGGAALTREKIIASVADKFICIADSSKQVDILGSFPLPVEVIPMARSAVARQLVKLGGRPEYRQGVVTDNGNVILDVHNLEILDAVVMENAINAIPGVVTVGLFANRGADVALIGTADGVKTIVK; encoded by the coding sequence ATGACGCAGGATGAACTGAAAAAAGCAGTAGGATGGGCCGCTCTCCAGTACGTACAACCCGGCACTATTGTTGGTGTAGGGACTGGCTCGACCGCCGCACACTTTATTGATGCGCTCGGTACGATGAAAGGGCAGATCGAGGGCGCGGTATCCAGCTCTGATGCCTCCACGGAAAAGCTCAAAAGCCTCGGCATTACTGTCTTCGATCTGAACGAAGTGGATCGTCTGGGGATTTACGTTGATGGTGCCGATGAGATCAACGGCCATATGCAGATGATCAAAGGCGGCGGCGCGGCGCTTACGCGCGAGAAGATCATTGCTTCCGTGGCGGATAAGTTTATCTGTATCGCGGATTCTTCAAAACAGGTGGATATCCTGGGCAGTTTCCCACTGCCGGTAGAAGTGATCCCGATGGCGCGCAGCGCAGTCGCTCGCCAGTTGGTGAAGCTGGGTGGTCGCCCGGAATACCGTCAGGGCGTCGTGACGGACAACGGTAACGTGATCCTCGACGTTCACAATCTGGAAATTCTGGACGCGGTAGTAATGGAAAATGCCATTAACGCGATCCCAGGCGTCGTGACCGTAGGGCTTTTCGCCAACCGTGGCGCGGATGTGGCGCTGATCGGCACCGCCGATGGCGTGAAAACCATCGTAAAATGA
- a CDS encoding Z-ring-associated protein ZapA, producing the protein MSAQPVDLQIFGRSLRVNCPPEQRDALSQAADDLNQRLQDLKERTRVTNTEQLVFIAALNISYELTQEKAKTRDYAASMEQRIKMLQQTIEQALLDQGRTPERPGQKFE; encoded by the coding sequence ATGTCTGCACAACCCGTCGATCTCCAGATTTTTGGCCGTTCGCTGCGAGTGAATTGTCCGCCTGAGCAAAGAGATGCTTTGAGCCAGGCTGCGGACGATTTGAATCAGCGGTTGCAAGATCTAAAAGAACGCACTAGAGTCACAAATACTGAGCAGTTGGTTTTCATCGCCGCGTTGAACATCAGCTATGAATTAACTCAGGAAAAAGCGAAGACCCGCGACTACGCGGCGAGCATGGAGCAACGCATTAAAATGCTCCAGCAGACCATCGAACAAGCGTTGCTTGATCAGGGTCGCACTCCCGAAAGACCGGGACAAAAGTTTGAATAA
- a CDS encoding Protein involved in stability of MscS mechanosensitive channel, translated as MDDLGVVDGINNAGTWLVRNQALLLSYAVNIVAAIAIIIVGMIVARVVSNAINRVMRARQIDATVADFLSALVRYGIIAFTLIAALGRVGVQTASVIAVLGAAGLAIGLALQGSLSNLAAGVLLVTFRPFRSGEYVDLGGIAGTVLQVQIFSTTLRTVDGRIVVVPNGKIIAGNIINFSREPVRRNELLISVAYDSDIDQVKALLTRIIESDERIIKDREMTVRLNELGASSINFVVRIWSKSGDLQNVYWDVLERIKREFDANGISFPYPQMDVNFKRVKENASE; from the coding sequence ATGGATGATCTCGGTGTAGTAGATGGCATTAATAACGCAGGCACCTGGCTGGTGCGCAACCAGGCGCTACTGCTGAGTTATGCGGTAAACATCGTGGCAGCAATTGCGATTATTATCGTCGGGATGATCGTGGCACGCGTGGTGTCCAATGCGATCAACCGCGTGATGCGTGCGCGTCAGATTGACGCCACGGTAGCCGATTTCCTCTCTGCGCTGGTGCGCTACGGCATTATTGCCTTTACGCTTATTGCTGCGCTGGGGCGCGTCGGGGTGCAGACGGCTTCCGTCATCGCGGTACTCGGTGCTGCCGGTCTGGCTATCGGTCTGGCCCTGCAGGGTTCTCTCTCAAACCTGGCGGCAGGCGTGCTGCTGGTGACTTTCCGCCCGTTCCGCTCCGGTGAATATGTTGATTTAGGTGGCATTGCCGGGACCGTACTGCAGGTGCAGATTTTCTCCACCACCCTGCGCACCGTTGATGGCCGTATTGTGGTGGTGCCAAACGGGAAAATTATCGCCGGGAATATTATTAACTTCTCCCGCGAGCCGGTACGTCGCAACGAACTGTTGATTAGCGTCGCATACGATTCTGATATTGATCAGGTTAAAGCGCTGCTCACCCGCATCATTGAGTCGGATGAGCGCATCATCAAAGACCGCGAAATGACCGTGCGTCTGAATGAGCTGGGGGCGTCGTCGATCAATTTCGTGGTGCGCATCTGGAGCAAAAGCGGTGACCTGCAGAACGTTTACTGGGACGTGCTGGAGCGTATCAAACGTGAGTTTGATGCCAACGGTATCAGCTTCCCGTATCCGCAGATGGACGTGAACTTCAAGCGTGTGAAAGAAAACGCGAGCGAGTAA
- a CDS encoding Chromosome initiation inhibitor: MKRPDYRTLQALDAVIRERGFERAAQKLCITQSAVSQRIKQLENMFGQPLLVRTVPPRPTEQGQKLLALLRQVELLEEEWLGDEQTGSTPLLLSLAVNADSLATWLLPALSTVLADSPIRLNLQVEDETRTQERLRRGEVVGAVSIQPQALPSCLVDQLGALDYLFVGSKEFADKYFPNGVTRAALLKAPAVAFDHLDDMHQAFLQQNFDLPPGSVPCHIVNSSEAFVQLARQGTTCCMIPHLQIEKELKSGELIDLTPGLYQRRMLYWHRFAPESRMMRNVTDALLAYGHKVLRQD, from the coding sequence ATGAAACGTCCGGACTACAGAACACTACAGGCGCTTGATGCCGTCATTCGTGAACGAGGTTTTGAGCGCGCGGCGCAAAAGCTGTGCATCACTCAATCCGCCGTGTCACAGCGAATCAAACAGCTTGAAAATATGTTCGGACAACCGCTGCTGGTACGTACGGTTCCGCCACGTCCGACGGAGCAAGGGCAGAAGCTGCTCGCCCTGCTGCGTCAGGTTGAGCTGCTGGAAGAGGAGTGGCTGGGCGATGAACAGACTGGCTCCACACCATTGCTGCTGTCGCTGGCGGTGAACGCCGACAGTCTGGCAACCTGGCTGCTGCCTGCTCTTTCCACTGTTCTGGCTGACTCACCGATTCGCCTCAACTTGCAGGTGGAAGATGAAACCCGCACTCAGGAGCGTCTGCGTCGCGGCGAAGTTGTGGGTGCCGTCAGTATCCAGCCGCAGGCGCTGCCAAGCTGTCTGGTCGATCAACTGGGTGCGCTCGATTATCTGTTCGTTGGCTCAAAAGAGTTCGCCGACAAGTATTTCCCGAATGGTGTCACCCGCGCCGCGCTGCTGAAAGCGCCCGCGGTGGCGTTCGACCATCTCGACGACATGCACCAGGCATTTTTACAGCAGAACTTCGACCTGCCGCCGGGCAGCGTGCCGTGTCATATCGTGAACTCGTCGGAAGCCTTCGTGCAGCTGGCGCGTCAGGGAACCACCTGCTGCATGATTCCGCATTTGCAGATTGAGAAAGAGTTGAAGAGCGGTGAGCTTATCGACTTAACGCCGGGGCTGTATCAGCGTCGGATGTTATACTGGCACCGATTTGCGCCGGAAAGCCGCATGATGCGCAACGTCACCGATGCACTGCTGGCTTACGGCCATAAGGTGTTGAGGCAGGATTAA
- a CDS encoding D-3-phosphoglycerate dehydrogenase: MAKVSLEKDKIKFLLVEGVHQKALDNLRAAGYTNIEFHKGALDTEQLKESIRDAHFIGLRSRTHLTEDVIACAEKLVAIGCFCIGTNQVDLNAAAKRGVPVFNAPFSNTRSVAELVIGELLLLLRGIPEANAKAHRGVWNKLASGSFEARGKKLGIIGYGHIGTQLGILAESLGMNVFFYDIENKLPLGNATQVQHLSDLLNMSDVVSLHVPENASTKNMMGAEELALMKPGSLLINAARGTVVDIPALCEALRSKHLAGAAIDVFPTEPATNTDPFTSPLCEFDNVILTPHIGGSTQEAQENIGLEVAGKLSKYSDNGSTLSAVNFPEVSLPLHGGRRLLHIHENRPGVLTAINQIFAEQSVNIAAQYLQTNSQMGYVVIDIEADDDVAEKALLSMKAIPGTIRARLLY, from the coding sequence ATGGCAAAGGTATCACTGGAAAAAGACAAGATTAAGTTTCTGCTCGTCGAAGGGGTGCATCAGAAAGCACTGGATAACCTTCGTGCAGCAGGTTACACCAACATCGAATTCCACAAAGGCGCGCTGGATACAGAGCAGCTGAAAGAATCCATCCGTGATGCCCACTTTATCGGCCTGCGATCCCGTACCCATCTGACTGAAGACGTTATTGCCTGCGCGGAGAAGCTGGTGGCGATCGGTTGTTTCTGCATCGGGACCAACCAGGTGGATCTGAATGCGGCGGCCAAACGCGGCGTACCGGTCTTTAACGCGCCGTTCTCCAACACCCGTTCCGTGGCGGAGTTAGTGATTGGCGAGTTGCTGCTCCTGCTGCGCGGCATTCCTGAAGCCAACGCCAAAGCCCACCGTGGCGTGTGGAACAAACTGGCCTCTGGCTCGTTTGAAGCGCGCGGTAAAAAGCTGGGGATCATCGGCTACGGCCATATCGGTACGCAGCTCGGTATTCTGGCGGAATCTCTCGGGATGAACGTCTTCTTCTACGATATCGAAAACAAACTGCCGCTGGGTAATGCGACCCAGGTTCAGCATCTGTCCGATCTGCTCAACATGAGCGATGTGGTAAGCCTGCATGTGCCAGAAAACGCCTCTACCAAAAACATGATGGGTGCAGAAGAGCTGGCGCTGATGAAGCCGGGTTCGCTGCTGATCAACGCCGCGCGCGGTACGGTGGTAGATATTCCTGCCCTGTGCGAGGCCCTGCGCAGTAAGCATCTGGCGGGCGCGGCTATCGACGTCTTCCCGACGGAGCCGGCGACCAACACCGATCCGTTCACCTCTCCGCTGTGTGAATTCGACAACGTGATCCTGACGCCGCACATTGGCGGCTCGACTCAGGAAGCGCAGGAAAACATCGGTCTGGAAGTGGCGGGCAAACTGAGCAAATATTCCGATAACGGTTCTACGCTGTCTGCGGTGAACTTCCCGGAAGTGTCTCTGCCGCTGCACGGCGGTCGTCGTCTGCTGCACATCCACGAGAACCGTCCTGGCGTGTTGACGGCGATTAACCAGATTTTCGCCGAGCAGAGCGTCAACATTGCCGCGCAGTACCTGCAAACCAACTCGCAGATGGGCTACGTGGTGATTGATATCGAAGCGGATGACGATGTGGCGGAGAAAGCGCTGCTGAGCATGAAGGCGATTCCAGGCACGATTCGCGCGCGTCTGTTGTACTAA
- a CDS encoding 2-octaprenyl-6-methoxyphenol hydroxylase translates to MAGATLALAISQLTRGQLSVHLVEAVAPQTTEHPGFDSRAIALAQGTCQHLSRLGIWQAIAECATSINTVHVSDRGHAGFVTLDAQDYHIDALGQVVELHDVGQRLFRLLQDAPGVTLHCPARVASFTRSAESVSVTLDNGDVLDGKLLVAADGSRSALATQCGIEWRQQPYGQAAVIANVSTAVAHQGRAFERFTEHGPLAMLPMSDGRSSLVWCHAVDAMDDVMAWSDTRFCDELQKAFGWRLGRITHAGKRAAYPLALTTASQSVSHRLALVGNAAQTLHPIAGQGFNLGLRDVMSLAETLAQALQDSEDCGAYSVLCQYQKRRQADKEATIGVTDGLVHLFANRWAPLVAGRNAGLMAMELFIPARDVLAQRTLGWVAR, encoded by the coding sequence ATGGCGGGCGCGACGCTCGCCCTGGCGATTTCACAGTTGACGCGCGGCCAGCTCTCGGTTCATCTGGTCGAGGCCGTCGCGCCACAGACAACGGAACATCCAGGCTTTGACTCCCGCGCGATTGCGCTGGCGCAGGGCACCTGTCAGCACCTGTCGCGGCTGGGTATCTGGCAAGCGATTGCCGAGTGCGCAACCTCCATTAATACCGTTCACGTCAGCGATCGCGGCCATGCCGGTTTTGTCACACTCGATGCGCAGGATTACCACATTGATGCCCTCGGGCAGGTGGTCGAACTGCACGACGTCGGGCAGCGCCTGTTCCGTTTATTGCAGGATGCACCCGGTGTGACGCTGCACTGTCCGGCGCGCGTCGCCAGTTTCACCCGCAGTGCAGAGAGCGTGAGCGTGACGCTGGATAACGGCGATGTGCTGGACGGAAAATTGCTGGTGGCGGCGGACGGTTCCCGTTCCGCGCTGGCGACTCAGTGCGGGATCGAATGGCGGCAACAGCCTTACGGTCAGGCGGCGGTGATCGCCAACGTTTCGACCGCAGTGGCCCATCAGGGTCGCGCCTTTGAACGTTTTACCGAACACGGCCCGCTGGCAATGCTGCCGATGTCTGATGGTCGCAGCTCGCTGGTCTGGTGCCACGCAGTAGACGCGATGGATGACGTCATGGCCTGGTCAGATACGCGTTTTTGCGACGAGCTGCAAAAAGCCTTCGGCTGGCGTTTAGGGCGCATCACCCACGCCGGAAAACGCGCGGCGTATCCGTTGGCGCTGACGACTGCATCACAGTCAGTTTCTCATCGCCTGGCGTTAGTCGGCAATGCGGCGCAAACGCTGCATCCGATTGCCGGGCAAGGGTTTAATTTAGGTTTGCGCGACGTTATGAGCCTGGCTGAGACGCTGGCGCAGGCCTTGCAGGACAGCGAAGACTGCGGTGCGTATTCCGTGCTTTGTCAGTATCAGAAACGCCGTCAGGCAGATAAAGAGGCCACCATCGGCGTGACCGACGGTCTGGTGCATCTGTTCGCGAATCGCTGGGCACCGCTGGTAGCCGGGCGCAACGCGGGGCTGATGGCGATGGAACTATTCATTCCGGCACGCGACGTGCTGGCGCAGCGAACTCTCGGTTGGGTCGCTCGTTAA
- a CDS encoding Aminomethyltransferase (glycine cleavage system T protein), with product MMTRFTLWLIAGFGGNFREKRTFASTSCSDADAGFRGKKFRAKRKIALHCLINEDKMAQQTPLYEQHTLCGARMVDFHGWMMPLHYGSQIDEHHAVRTDAGMFDVSHMTIVDLRGSRTREFLRYLLANDVAKLKTPGKALYTGMLNASGGVIDDLIVYYFTEDFFRLVVNSATREKDLSWISEHAAKYAVDITVRDDLSLIAVQGPNAQAKAASLFNDEQRKAVEGMKPFFGVQAGDLFIATTGYTGEAGYEIAMPNEKAADFWRALVEAGVKPAGLGARDTLRLEAGMNLYGQEMDEGVSPLAANMGWTIAWEPADRDFIGREALELQREKGTEQLVGLVMKEKGVLRNELPVRFTDASGNLHEGIITSGTFSPTLGYSIALARVPAGIGETAVVQIRNREMPVSVTKPIFVRAGKPVA from the coding sequence GTGATGACCCGTTTTACCTTATGGTTAATCGCCGGGTTCGGTGGTAACTTCAGGGAAAAGAGAACGTTTGCGTCGACGTCCTGCAGTGATGCCGACGCCGGGTTTCGTGGTAAGAAATTTCGCGCGAAACGCAAGATTGCCCTGCACTGCTTAATCAACGAGGACAAGATGGCTCAACAGACTCCTTTGTACGAACAACACACGTTATGCGGCGCGCGCATGGTCGATTTCCACGGTTGGATGATGCCGCTGCACTACGGCTCGCAAATCGATGAGCACCATGCAGTGCGCACCGACGCCGGGATGTTCGATGTCTCCCACATGACCATCGTCGATTTGCGCGGCAGTCGCACCAGGGAGTTTCTGCGTTATCTGTTGGCGAACGACGTCGCCAAACTCAAGACGCCAGGTAAAGCGCTCTACACCGGGATGCTTAACGCCTCCGGCGGCGTGATTGATGACCTGATCGTTTATTACTTCACTGAAGATTTCTTCCGCCTCGTTGTTAACTCCGCCACCCGCGAAAAAGACCTTTCCTGGATTTCCGAACACGCCGCCAAATATGCCGTTGATATCACCGTTCGCGACGATCTTTCCCTGATCGCCGTGCAGGGGCCAAACGCGCAGGCCAAAGCCGCATCTCTGTTCAACGATGAACAGCGTAAAGCTGTAGAAGGCATGAAGCCGTTCTTCGGCGTGCAGGCAGGCGATCTGTTTATCGCCACCACCGGATACACCGGTGAAGCGGGCTACGAAATTGCGATGCCGAACGAGAAAGCCGCTGATTTCTGGCGTGCGCTGGTCGAAGCGGGCGTGAAACCGGCAGGTCTGGGCGCGCGCGACACGCTGCGTCTGGAAGCCGGGATGAATTTGTACGGTCAGGAGATGGATGAAGGCGTCTCTCCGCTGGCGGCCAACATGGGCTGGACCATCGCGTGGGAACCGGCAGACCGTGATTTCATTGGTCGTGAAGCGCTGGAACTGCAGCGCGAGAAAGGCACCGAGCAGCTGGTCGGCCTGGTGATGAAAGAGAAAGGCGTGCTTCGTAACGAACTGCCTGTGCGCTTCACCGATGCCAGCGGCAATCTTCACGAAGGCATTATCACCAGCGGCACTTTCTCACCGACGCTGGGCTACAGCATTGCGCTGGCGCGCGTCCCTGCCGGAATTGGCGAGACTGCCGTGGTGCAGATCCGCAACCGTGAAATGCCGGTCAGCGTGACTAAACCGATTTTTGTTCGCGCCGGTAAGCCGGTCGCCTAA
- a CDS encoding 2-octaprenyl-3-methyl-6-methoxy-1,4-benzoquinol hydroxylase: protein MVGLALACGLQGSGLRVAVLENKPPQPVSQDAPPELRVSAINAASEKLLTHLGVWSDITALRASCYHGMEVWDKDSFGYIAFDDESMGYSHLGHIVENAVIHHALWRKAQACSDVTLMAPAQIQQIAWGENEAFLTLQSGDMLTARLVVGADGANSWLRNKADIPLTFWDYRHHALVATIRTTEPHGGVARQIFHNDGILAFLPLSDPHLCSIVWSLVPEKAQQMEAATPEEFNQALCMAFDNRLGLCSLESERQLFPLTGRYARQFASHRMALVGDAAHTIHPLAGQGVNLGFMDAAELIDELRRLHRQGKDIGQHLYLRRYERSRKHSAAMMLAGMQGFRELFAGNNPAKKLLRDVGLKLADTLPGVKPQLLRQAMGLNDLPEWLR from the coding sequence ATGGTGGGGCTGGCCCTGGCCTGCGGTTTACAGGGCAGCGGCCTGCGCGTGGCGGTGCTTGAGAATAAACCGCCGCAACCTGTTTCGCAGGACGCGCCGCCAGAGCTTCGCGTATCGGCCATCAACGCCGCCAGCGAAAAGCTGCTAACGCATCTTGGCGTCTGGTCTGATATCACGGCGTTACGCGCCAGCTGTTATCACGGGATGGAAGTGTGGGACAAAGACAGCTTCGGCTATATCGCCTTTGACGATGAAAGCATGGGATACAGCCATCTCGGCCACATCGTCGAGAATGCGGTGATCCACCACGCCCTGTGGCGCAAAGCGCAAGCCTGTTCAGACGTCACGCTGATGGCTCCCGCTCAAATTCAGCAGATTGCCTGGGGCGAAAACGAAGCCTTTCTGACCCTGCAAAGCGGCGACATGCTGACCGCGCGGCTGGTGGTAGGCGCCGATGGTGCCAACTCGTGGCTGCGCAATAAAGCCGATATCCCGCTGACCTTCTGGGATTACCGCCACCACGCGCTGGTAGCGACGATCCGCACGACTGAGCCACACGGCGGCGTGGCGCGGCAGATTTTCCACAACGATGGTATCCTGGCGTTTCTGCCGTTAAGCGATCCGCATCTTTGCTCTATCGTCTGGTCGCTGGTGCCGGAGAAAGCGCAGCAGATGGAAGCCGCCACCCCTGAGGAGTTTAATCAGGCGCTGTGCATGGCTTTTGATAACCGTCTCGGACTGTGCTCGCTTGAAAGTGAGCGCCAGCTGTTCCCGCTGACCGGGCGCTATGCGCGCCAGTTTGCCTCGCACCGAATGGCGCTGGTAGGCGACGCGGCGCACACCATTCATCCGCTAGCCGGGCAGGGCGTTAATCTCGGGTTTATGGATGCCGCAGAGCTGATTGACGAACTGCGTCGTCTGCACCGCCAGGGCAAGGATATTGGTCAGCATCTTTATCTGCGACGTTACGAGCGCAGTCGTAAACACAGCGCGGCGATGATGCTGGCGGGGATGCAGGGCTTTCGCGAGCTGTTTGCCGGAAACAATCCGGCGAAAAAACTGCTGCGCGACGTTGGTCTGAAACTGGCGGACACGCTTCCCGGCGTTAAACCACAACTTCTGCGTCAGGCGATGGGCTTAAACGATCTCCCCGAGTGGCTGCGTTAA